CAGGAGATTCGGAAGATGAGGTTCGAGAGTGTTTACACTGACTGGAGAGCGCGGAGGTTGACACAGGAACAAGCCGCAATGGTTCTTGGAGTGTGCGCCAGGACATTTCGACGTCAAATCAATCGTTTCGAGGAAAATGGCGTTGAAGGCCTATTGGACAAGCGTTTGACACAGATTCCCTCTCGTCGCGCTCCAGTAGACGAGTTGTTTGCGGTTTGTGACACCTATAAAAAGCGGTATCAAGGCTGGAACGTAGCGCATTTCCATTCCCGGTATAAAAGTAACGGAGGCCAGAGGAGCTACACCTGGGTAAAAAACACACTTCAGTCCAATGGGCTGGTTAATAAGGCTTCTAAAAAAGGCAAGCATCGTAAACGTAGGGAACCTGCGCCAATACCGGGCATGATGTTGCATCAGGACGCAAGTAATCACCAATGGGTCGAGGGTAAGAAATGGGACTTGGTCGTAACGATGGATGACGCGACCAACGAGCATTATTCGATGTTTTTTGTCTATGAAGAAGGAACAGCCAGTAGTTTCAGGGGAGTCAAGGATGTGATCAGTAAACGGGGGCTATTCAGTTCCCTTTATACCGATCGGGGGAGTCATTACTGGTATACCCCTCAAGAGGGTGGAAAAGTGAGCAAGACAAATCTTACTCAGTTTGGGCGGGCCATGGCAAGCCTTGCGATACAGATGATTCCCTCTTATTCTCCCCAGGCTCGCGGAAGGAGTGAAAGAGCCTTCCGTACACATCAAGACCGTCTTCCCAGGGAACTTGCGGCTAACGGGATCACTACAATGGAACAGGCCAACCAGTATTTGGCCGAGGTATATTTGCCGGCTTTTAACGCCGAATTCATGAGGACAGCGTCCGAGAAGGGAACAGCTTTCATGCAATGGGTCGGATCAGATCTCGATGACATACTTTGTGAGCAATATGAAAGGACAGTTAACCCGGACAACTGTGTTAGTTTTGAGGGGAAGAAACTTCAGATTCCGCCTGACAAATACAGATGCCACTATGTCAAAGCCCGAGTAAGAGTACACAAGTATATTGACGGATCACTAGCTGTTTTTCATGGTCCTCGTAAATTGGCTGACTATGATAGTAAAGGCAAACTCAAGGAGGGACAATCACAAAACGCGGCTTAAAAGATTACGGCTGTCGCCGTATACTACGGGATACAACTTCAGGCTACGCCTTCCGCTGTTATCCCGTAGTTCCAAATGAGGACAGTTCATTTGCTGTAAAAGCGGACATTTCTATTTGTTGCCAACATAGTCGTAGATTAAACGCCGGAAAACAAATTATTGTGGTTGATGATCTTGAGTTAATTCATCATTATGAACTCGGGCAAATATCTCCTCACGGAATCTCAACACCGAAGACTTTCTCTGCCTCGTTTCCGAAAATGTCAATCACTCTGACTGCAATCCTTTGCTTTCCTGGTCGGACATATTTCCAGGTAGAGCTGGTCAGTTCCAGCGACCTTTTCTTGGGAGTTCTAAAATCCTGCCAGTGACTATTAAAGATTTTTTTCGTTATCACAGTCGGGAAAATCGGTAGTGATTCTTTCGCGGCTGCTCCTGCGTTCAGACCAACGCCATAATGGAAGTCAACAGACCAATAGTCTATCCAGTCAGTCCATTTCTTCGTCAACAGGTGTTTTTGTTCTTCGCCCTGCCGATTCCTCCATACCCTGAACAGGCTCCCATCTTCTTCTATCACCCTTAATGATTTCATTCTTGTCCCCGACCCGACAAGTTCTTTGAGAATTTCACGGCATGGTGGACTAAAACCTGTGAGAGTTACACAGGCTGAACAATTGAGGATGTCAACCCGGGCCTCAAAATGACCAGCAGTTTCCGGTTTGATGATGTCACTAGTCAGAGGTTGGATAGAATCAAACATTGATCCTTGACCGTCGCTATCTGGTTGAGGACCATCCGGATGAGGTTCTACCTTTGTTGTTTTTTCAGGCGCTTTTATCCTGACGGTTCCCAGCACATCAAAGCCTGTGATGGTGACATTACTGTTCAGGGCTTGTTTGACAAGGACGCTCATTCGTTTTCTACATGTGTGGACGGCTATCTTGCCCAGATCACACCCTATCCATTTTCGACCAAGCTTTTGGGCGGCTTCGAGTGTTGTACCTGAACCGCAGAAAAAATCAGCGATCACGTCCCCAGGGTTTGACCCCGTGAGGACTATTCGCTCCAGAAGCGCCAATGGCTTTTGAGTGGGATATCCCCACATCTCCGGATGAGCGTGTAAAAGGGGCATTTTCCACACATTGTCCGCCGTTCTTTGATCTCGTGTGACGTAAACGCATTTGCCGTCCGAGCCTTTTGGATAAACCTTTTTGCCGTTGACCTTTTTCATTTGGGAAACTTTGATCGGCTTTTCCCGTTTGTCAAATTGCCAGTTGAAGACGCTACTGGATGATTTGGAGTAATAAAATATTGTGTCGGTGGAGTTGGTGTATTGACGCTTACGGGTGTCGGGTATTTTGTTCGTGTAATACCAGATGATCTCATTTCGGAAAGAGCCTGGGCCAAATATTTCTTCCAGGATAGACCGTATCATGAAGTTGGCCTTACAGTCGCAATGAACCCAAATACTCCCGTCTTCAGCCAGAATATCTTTTATGAGTCCTATCCGATCGTACATCATTGTTAGATATGCGTCTGGACCGGCTTGCCATGTATCCCTGTATGCTAAGCTCTCCACAACTTGGAGTCTGTCTGATCCGTCTTCACCTATGGGAAGATTAATGTTGTAATCAGCCCCAACAAGAAAAGGGGGATCTATATATACAAGCTTGATACCTCCAACAGCCTGTATTTCATCGTGAAGTTGACCACAAAACAATGAATTCATCACGAGTTTGTTGTCACCCCGGATGATTTTGTTGGTCCAATTTGGGGCGGGAGCAACTTCCGGATCTCCAGACCGATCCGATTCGGTAGGTTGAACGCCAACACGCTCGATTAACTCGAAGTCAGCTATTTCGCGGACAGTTGAGGCCTGTTTGTCTTTCCAGACTAGTTTAATTCCGGATTTATCCAGTGTGGTTGTTCTCGAAACACCTTCAATCTGGGTGTTTTTCGCTCGATAATTATGATTCCCGATCTTTTCCCCCGACTTACTAGATTCCATGACCTAAAATGTTGACTTGTCCCTAAACACAAGTATAGGACGTGTTGTCAAGCGAGCCAGGTTTAGAGCTTCATCACTTATAAGTTTGAGATACTTGGGACGTCTGTATCCGTACGCTCCGAGCACTATGAGATCGTATCTGTGAACCGCGACATCCTTAAGGATTTGCTCCACGAAATCGCCCTTGGTCATTTTAGTGATCGGCTCGAAATCGAACTTCCTCAATATCTGTGCGCCTTGCTGAAGGGATTGTCGAGCAAACTCATCACTTTCATGCTGTCCGGTTTCCTGGACATGCAAGAGCGTAATCTCGGCGTTTTTGCCTGTCAATAACGGCGCTGTAAATTCCAGAGCCATCTGGTCGGTTTCTGAGCCCCTGTACACTATCAGGACTCTATGAATCTCACGAAACTGACGAACAATAAGAACAGGTTGTTCAGCGTTATGCAGGATCTTGGCATGAACAGCCCCCAAAAGTAAGCCTCGAAGCGATGATTGTTCATGAGAACCAAGGACAATCATGTCGTACCCATCCGACTTGGCAGTATTAAGTATTTCGTCTGCGGGATCACCTTCGAGGACTTCGAGTTGACAAGGGATCTTCGCCTTAATACAGGTCTGACAGGCGACATCGAACTGCCTTTCAACTTCCTGCACATCTGCCTTGATTGCCCCTTCCAATCCATCTTTTGATAGGAAAGGGGCATAGCTTTCAGCCGCTATTTCGGCCAGATCAGGTTTTACATGTATAGCGTCCACTACAGCATTCCGATTCTCAAGCAAATGGCATGTAAACTCCAGACCTGTATAAGTCTCGGGGTTCTTATCTACAGCCACTAAGACTTTCATTGTCAATCCTCCCTTGGCAAGACCGGGTTCAGGGGTCTCGACTGCTTTATTACCGTCGAATGTTAAATTTCTTGCCTTACAAACTATCTCATCACCAAAACGGATGTCGGACACTTGCTGACAAAACGTCCTACCCAACCGCGTGAGAAAAAACGGTTGAGAAGCGACTTTTTACCCAACCATAAGGCAAGAAGGTCTTGTTTGATCTCTTGCGCTATTACTCGCTCAAAATCTGAGATATCCATCAAGCGAGTGCTGATCTCGACTTGTCGATCGCTGTAATAATCACCGATTTCAATCAGTCTGGTATAAACGGACTTTTCCATGTCACCATTTTGGCTCAAGCCTATAAGCTCCAGACACGCCCCGTGAATTGTGATCATTTGATTAATAATCTCAAGCGATTCCTGACTTATATAACCCTGATCAAGGCAGGCCACAATCCTGGTAACCGGTTGCTGTTCCTTGACGAGCAGCACCGAGCAATCAGCGTCGTCCACCACCTGTTGAGGAGCAGCAACGGAATTGGCCCATTCGCATTTATCGCCTTTTGCGCAGCCGAGCACTATGAGATCACTGCCGTCATCCTGGGATTCTGATAAAATCTCTCGCGCCGGAGTTCCTGTCCTCAGTCGAACTCTAAAATCCTTTTTTCGGCCGGCAAGGATTTTCATCTCTTCCATAACCCCATTTTTTACGGGTATCCATTCGTACTTTCCCTCCCCAAGCTCATAGGGAGAGTCTTCACGGGTCCAACTATTCAGGAACACATCTCGATACTCTCTCAACGCCTTGCTAATGGAGGTCTCAACCGTTGAATCATGAACTTTGATTGAATCCCTGGCTGTAGCGCCGTGACTTACCCCTAGTAGAGTCACGTCCGCCCAGGTGTTCATAGCCAGTTTGATCGTTTCTTTAAGAGCGTATTCGCTATACGGATGTTCGTCTCCGGCAAATAGAATTCTCATGGCGCTTCTCTCTCCTTGAGCCCTCAGTAAAATGCTATCAGAGAGGCCGTATTGACTAAACTGAGCCATTCCAGCTCAACACTGTCTTTTCGGACTGCTCTGTCTAATCCTATTGCTACTAAACCACAGTCTTTTAAATCATCTTCCTTCGGTTTGGAAACAACTTCAGGGTCCAGCGGTTTCTGTTCAACTGTGCAGCCAACCTGTTCCAAAATGCCGGTCGATTCGAGAACCTTCTCTTTGAGGTCAGGTTCATGAGGCCCGGATCCATGATGCTCGGGATATGCCAAAACCAGAGGAACTGACGATCCCTTCCAGATTTTCTCAAACGTTCTTGTTAAAGCTTCCGTCCCTGGAATGTCTAGACACAGCAGCAAAACATTTTTCATTTTTCTCAAGGACTGAACAAGGATTAGGGGACACGTCAGCCGTTGATAAAACTTAGTGTGCGCCAACTTGTAAAGTTCCGCATGGTTCCATAGAAAATCCACGCCCTCGACATATAGATCAAACTGGCCTTCCTGTGCTACTTTGCTGACTTCCGAATGGCGGTCTCCATATATTACCCTAGGGTCAGACAGTTTTGGACAAAAATCCATCTCCGGGGCTATCATCTTGGATATCTCTTCTTTTCCCCTTTCAATCATCTCGCGTTGCCAGGTTCTGCTAGCCCACCCTGCGCCTCGAAAAGAATCATGGGAAAGAGATTCTTTGACATAAACCGGATGAATTTCTACATCAATGGATCCTCCAAGTTGACACGCAAAGCGGATAGCAAGGCTGGAAGCCAGATCCACTTCAATTGACACCAAAGTCTTAATCACGTCTTGGTCCTCCCTTATGGGATAAGAGGCTGTTAGTTCGGAGGGGTTCTCTGCTGTATAGGACCCTCGGACTACTCACCTCGGATTTTGGCTTCCGCTCGGGTTACTACGTCTTGAATTTCACTCAGCTTGAACGGTTTGGCAATGAAATCAAAAACACCCTTGTGAAATGATTCCTTCGCCGTTTCCATTGTCGCAAAGCCTGTAATTACAATAACCTCCGTTTTGGGCGACCGTTGTTTGGCTTCGGTCAGAAGCTGCATACCGTCTACACCCTTCATTTTCAAGTCAGTGATAATAATGTCATAATTAATATCCTTGATTCGTTCCATCGCGTCCGAACTTTGGGTGAAGGTATCAACCTCGTAACCCTGCTTCTCAAGAGCAGGTTTTAATCGTTTGCAAACGATCGGCTCATCGTCCAAAACCATAATTTTTAATTTGCTCATTTTCTCCTCCCGCCGGCAAGGATCTCGCGAGATTCGCATACCGGTCAAAAAACTGTTCGACAAACTGATCAACGTCCTGATCACTTCTTAACTGTATATCCAGTTGTCTACTAAAACCAATCAAGGCCCCTATAACCTGCAGGCGGCTTTGGATCTCCTCTTTTGGAAGATCCATCAGTCGAGCGACCACGAGGTCTCCTTTAACTACAACATTGAAGAGATAATTCGATAGTATTTGAGACAACACTTGCGCTCTGCGCGACCGGCGTGTCAGATCAGTGACTCCTCCTACAAACCTGAAATAAATGTGATTTCGTTGGGCCTCGTCATACATGGTAGCGTCGATCAGATTGAAATGATATCCAAGCCTTAAATGAAGATTCATATAAAGTTCAGTAACTACAGCAAGGTTGAACCCTGCATTCGCTACTCCACCACCAGCAGCGTCCCAATTCCTCGTGAGGCTCGACATTAAACCTTTGAAATCAACTGCGACCGGATGGGTGCTCCATGTATCCGGGTGGCAAACGCCCTGCCAAAGAGCCATCAGAGGTAATGAGCGAACTGATTCAATTTTGACTTTGTTTCCCGCCAGTTCGGGATCAATCCCGCCGCCTAAATCCAATATCCTCAGGTTCAGGGGAACATCCGATTCCAAGGTCCAGACCTTAGCTCCTTTAAAACGGGGAAGCGCTCCTGGAATCTCCATCAACTCCTGGACGGACTTCTCATGAATAAAACGGATCATGTCATGAACCGACACACAACCACTTGGAGTAAAATCTGGCGCATAAGGGTCTATTAGGTGCAATGAAGCGATTCTTTTGAGGAGTCTTCTCAACAAACGAAACTCTGGTGACTCCTCAAAAACCATTGATTGGACGCGTTCAAAATTTATGAGTTCGTCAACCTTGCCCGAGTAGACGGTACGATGGTGGGTGTCCAGGGTTATTTCCATGTCGTCTCTAAGTATTTCAGTGGCTTTGTCGATTCCGAGGAGAGCGGGAACCCTGAACTCCCTGGCAATTGTAGCAAGATGCCCGGCGGCAGACCCACGTTCGGCTATAATAGCCGCGGCGTTTGGGACAATTTGAGCAAGCCACGGGGCGGTATATTTTGTCACAAGGACCGCTCCTTCGGGAAAAGTGGACATATCTTCATGAATATTGACTATATGGACTGGGCCTGATCCTATACCCGCATGAGCCACAACGCCTTCATTCTCGATCAAGACAGGGTAAGTCGAAAAACGTTCCCTGATGTTTTTGTCCGTTCCCGCATCTTCCGGGCTTATCGCCAATCTTCGACACTGAAGAATCCAGATCTGATCTTCCGAATCTATCGCCCATTCTATTTCCTGGGGACGCTTGAAGTACCTTTCCAGAGCCATAGCCCATTTGGCCAAGGCGTCTACCGTGGATTCAGAAATCGAAGATTCACTACGTATGTTCTTGGGTAACGTTGCTTCTTCTTCGCCTCCTCGTGACGCTGCCTTTATAAATGACTCCTTATTTGCGATTCGTTCCAACACAACTTTGTGAGGATGGGCCCTTTCGACAACATAGAGGTCGGACGAATCCCGCCCCTCTACTACCGTCCGACCTAACCCAAACGCCGCGTAAATTGCAAGGCAATCGGGTTGTCCGGATTCCAGAGATAATGTTTGAATGACGCCGCTGGCCCGGCTATCGATCATCTCCTGACAGAGCGCCGCCATTGCCGCTTCTTCACCGATCATGCCCATCTGTCGCCTGTAAATAAGGGCCTCGGGGGAATAAAGACTAGCCATAACCTTTTTGTATGCGTCGAGAACCTGGGACGCTGGGGCATTCAGAATGCTTTCATGCAAACCGGCGAATGACACATCTCCGTCTTCGCCATATGCGCTGCTGCGTATAGCCCAGTATACATTATCAGTTTTTGTCTGGGTCTTTATCTGTCGGGAGACGTCCTGCGGTACAATACCCGCCAGTATGCTGTATCTGATCTGACCGGAAGCCTTTTCCAATGTCTCCTTGCCGGATACCCAAAGTTCAAGCCAGGAATGAATCCGGTCTTCAAGGTCGTTATAATCTATGAACCGATTATACGCTCGGTTAGTGATAACAAATCCGGACGGGGCAGGAATTCCCAGCTTGTGCATGATCTCGCCCAGAGCGTTTGCCTTCCCGCCGGTCAGTTCGGGCGTATCCAGTGGCATGTCTGTAAGGGACACGACATAAGGAGCGTTCGACAGCGCAAGACGGCCCCTGAGTTCCATCTCAATGGGAAAAAAGACTCTATCAAGCGTTGGATATAGCTCGTAGTATCGATCTGATGAAATGAGATTAAGACCTTTTACCATTCTCAGAAGCAAGTCCTGTAGTTCAGCTATAGAATCGACCAAGTATTTTCTGTCAAATATGTAATCACCACCCGATTTTTCTCCTAGGTCAGCTATTAGCTCCATTGCTTTCTGGTGGTTCTGGAGTAAAACCTGGAACTGCTCGAACACCTGCTGAAAAGCTACTCTCTCACGTTTTCGAGAAACCAGTCTCTGAATTGTTTTTTTTAATCGAGACCACACTTGAGACAGCTCCTTCGCCTCGGCAAGCGCTCGCTTATTAATCCCAAAAGGTTACGAAATTTCTAATGCGCGCCCTTGCCCCCAAAAACAAAACCCATAATAAATCCACTTACGATAGCTATGATTACGGCTAATGAACCATAAAGCAAAGCGTGTTCAAAGGCCAAAGAGAACAACAGCTTTGGCAAGCCTTTCATTTCTACTGTAAACTCTGTGATTTCCTGTTCCAAGAGTTTCTCGTCCTTCATCACGGAAAGCACTACCTGGTACGTTCCCGGAGCAATATTGCTGGGAAGGTTGATATTGCCTTCAATTTTTTCGCCTTCACTGTTGGTCTCTTTAACTTTGATCGCCCCAGGAAAAATTCCGTAGAGACCTTCACTCTCTTTGAGTTGCAGGAATTGTTCGAACAGAACGTCGGCTCCAACCTTTGGTAATTTTCCTGAGAAGAGGATAATCTTCTTCAATGCGGCGTAACCAAAATTGGCGCCAAGATCCTTCTTTAGAATAGCCCCGGATTCGTTGGTTAGCATTAAATACATTGAGGGGGCCGCCTGAACTTCGACCTCTCCAACATTCATCCAGAGACCGCCCCTACGCCCTTTTCGCAGCAGTTCCTGTTTATGGGATTCTCCCTTGATCTCAATAATGGAAAGACTTTGAGGGGGTACGGTCGCAGTAATAGACATGGGAGCGCCCTGAAAGGTTTCCCTGATATGAATTTCGGATGGGGTAAGTCTAAGGTCTCTCGAAGCCGCAAAGGCTGTCGGGACAACCAGATTTGTTAATAAGCAGGCCAGGATGAAAACTAAACCGATCCGGACACCATTAATTTTATTCATTAGTGTCCTCCCTTATAGGCGAGCATCACTGAAGGCGCAAGGATCAGTCCAACAAGCATTTGGACCATCACAAGCAAAACGACTGAAGCCAGGATTATTTTCAACTGGTCACCTTTGAGCCTCCTGCTTAAGCGTGCCCCGAATTGAGCCCCTACCGTTGAACCTAACAAAAGGATTATGGCGAGTATCATGTCAACAGTATGGTTCTCAACCGCCTGCAAAACCGTCACATTTACACATGTAAAGAGGATCTGAAAAAGGCTTGTGCCTACAACGACATGCATTGGCATTCGGAGCATGTAAACCATGACCGGAACCATTATGAAGCCGCCACCTACACCCATTATGGCAGCCAGGATACCTACAAATATCCCAAGTATGATCGGCAAAAAAATTGATAGTGTTACACCGGATTTAGGGAACTTCATTTGAAACGGAAGCGATTGTACAGTCCGCACATAAAGTGATGGTTTTGAAGTCTCGACTTTTCTTGCCACCATCGAAGCCTTACGCAGACTCTGAAGACTCTCCATAAACATATAGGAGCCTACCACGCCTAGCATGACCACATATGTAATTTTGATGACAAAGTCCGCGTTTCCCATGCTGCGCAGGACCTTGATCAGTTGAACCCCAAGGCCACCTCCCAGAACACCGCCAATTAATAGCAACGCCCCCATCTTGAAATCCACATTGCCCATTCGGTAGTGGGCGTAAGTAGCGGACGTTGATGCGGCGACGATCTGATTTGAATCAGACGCTGCAGCCACGAGAGGTGGGATACCGGCCATAATGAGTAGCGGGGTCATTAAGAAACCACCTCCAACTCCAAAGAGTCCGGAAAGGAAACCTACCGCTCCCCCGAGACCGAGTAACAAAAAAATGTTTACGCTCGCGCCGGCTATCGGCAGATAAATACTCCAACTCATGATCAGATCTCCCTCGATGGGTCCCTCAAACGTAAATCGGGCACTCGAGTAACTTGCCCAGCCTTTTGCACCAGAAGAATTTCGCCTTCAAATCGTTCTCGAAGAACCTTCAATTCCTGACCGAAGACGGAATTCTCGGCTAAATTGGGTTCCTCCGGGCCAGCCATTACTATGAACTGAACAGAAGGGTTAAAAGAGGCGAATCGTGTGATCTCCTCAAAGAAATTTCCTGACGCGAAGAAAATCTCCATCGTGACCCCTGCCTGTTGACTTTGTTCGACAAGCTTGTCTAACCAACCATTTAGACTATCGTCGATGTCGCTGACCGAGACTATGGACCGCCCATGTCGTTTACCCCGTATTGGAGTCGAAACGACGATCAAGACGATTGCCCCTTGTATTCTTGCTGCCAACTGAATGCTATACAAGGCGGATGAATCGGTAATCAAATTTAGGTCAACTGCGGCAAGAACTTTCTTACCCATGGAAGATCTCTCCTCTTTAATTCTCCTTTAATAGAGCAAAAACAAGGCCAAACTTGATAAATGAATTAAATCAGTAAGATATTGATTTAGGAGGTTTCCGCCCTAGAATAAGCGTGTTTCAGAATGAAAAGGAAATAGGATGTTGTACGCAAAACGTGGCAAGAATAAAGAAGGATAGAGATGTTTCAGAATGAATTAGTCATCGCGAAAGGCCGTACTTTTTCAATTTTCTCCAGAGAGTTGTGCGAGGAAGTTTTAGTATTGTCGCAGCCTTACCTAAATTATGATCTGTGAACCGCAGCACACGACGGATGTAATCCCGTTCATGTTCTTCAGATGTTAGCCATTTCCCGTATTGTGTGACCGAGTACTCCCGCAAATCCGGGGGGAGATCATGCAAAGTAATGGATTCCCCTTCGGCAAGGGCTACCGCTCGTTCTATTATGTTTTCCAGTTCTCTCACATTGCCTGGATATGTATAACCGAGAAGGATTTCTCTAGCGGATCGATCGATTCCTGAAATTTTCTTGGAGAATTTGGTCACATACTTCTTGGTAAAAAAATCGATCAGCACTGGGATATCTTCTTTTCGATCCATAAGGCCGGGAAGATTGATTTGAACCACATTCAACCTGAAATACAAATCTTCTCGAAATCTTCCTTCTTGGACAGCCTTTTTGAGATCTTTGTTCGTCGCCGCAATGAATCGAAGATCCAACTGGATGGGCCTGTTAGCCCCCACACGCATTATCTGTTTTTCCTGGATAACACGTAAAAGCTTGCCCTGCATTGAGATGGGCATATCCGCTATTTCATCCATAAAAGCGGTTCCGCCGGACGCTGTTTCCAAAATGCCTATTTTGGTGGCGGTAGCTCCTGTAAAGGCTCCCCTCTGATACCCGAAAAGTTCGCTCGCTATCAGTTCTTCCGTGAATCCCCCACAGTTGAAAGCCACA
This portion of the Desulfomonilaceae bacterium genome encodes:
- a CDS encoding sigma-54 dependent transcriptional regulator; translation: MRVAIIDDEEIVRIRLQKALVKEGYTVETYGSGEEFLKSLEHSPVDLAFLDISLPGMSGIEVLKKAKPRFPEMDIILITGYSSIESVIDSVKLGAFYYVAKPLKLDEIRHLASKVRDQKRLIEENRSLKSFISPLDSLGAMIGVSPGMKEVFRLVEKVAPLDCNVLIQGESGTGKELVARSIHRQSRRKERAFVAFNCGGFTEELIASELFGYQRGAFTGATATKIGILETASGGTAFMDEIADMPISMQGKLLRVIQEKQIMRVGANRPIQLDLRFIAATNKDLKKAVQEGRFREDLYFRLNVVQINLPGLMDRKEDIPVLIDFFTKKYVTKFSKKISGIDRSAREILLGYTYPGNVRELENIIERAVALAEGESITLHDLPPDLREYSVTQYGKWLTSEEHERDYIRRVLRFTDHNLGKAATILKLPRTTLWRKLKKYGLSR